A window of Sphingobacterium sp. SRCM116780 contains these coding sequences:
- the ahcY gene encoding adenosylhomocysteinase, which translates to MSSVESTYVPYKVKDSSLAEWGRKEIELAEAEMPGLMSLRAEFGAAKPLAGARIAGCLHMTIQTAVLIETLVELGADVTWSSCNIFSTQDHAAAAIAAAGIPVYAWKGMNEEEFNWCIEQTLFFGEERQPLNMILDDGGDLTNMVFDKYPELIAGIKGLSEETTTGVHRLYERMKNGTLHLPAINVNDSVTKSKFDNKYGCRESLVDAIRRATDLMLAGKVAVVAGYGDVGKGSAESLRSSGVRVIVTEIDPICALQAAMEGFEVKKFADAVKEANIVVTTTGNKDIVRPEHFKTMKDKTVVCNIGHFDNEIDVAWLNANYGNTKVEIKPQVDKYTIDGVDIILLAEGRLVNLGCATGHPSFVMSNSFTNQTLAQLELWTNTAAYENQVYTLPKHLDEKVARLHLAHIGVELDVLTQEQASYIGVTVEGPFKADAYRY; encoded by the coding sequence ATGTCATCAGTAGAAAGTACATACGTACCTTACAAAGTAAAGGATAGCAGCCTTGCTGAATGGGGCCGTAAAGAAATAGAATTAGCGGAAGCTGAAATGCCTGGTTTAATGAGTCTTCGTGCTGAGTTTGGTGCGGCAAAACCATTAGCAGGAGCGCGTATTGCAGGTTGTCTTCACATGACTATCCAGACAGCAGTTTTAATTGAAACATTGGTTGAATTAGGTGCTGATGTCACTTGGTCTTCTTGTAATATCTTCTCTACGCAAGATCATGCTGCTGCTGCTATTGCTGCTGCAGGGATCCCAGTTTATGCTTGGAAAGGGATGAATGAGGAAGAATTCAACTGGTGTATCGAGCAGACGTTATTCTTTGGTGAAGAGCGTCAACCCTTGAATATGATCTTAGATGATGGTGGTGATTTGACCAATATGGTCTTTGATAAATACCCAGAATTGATTGCTGGAATCAAAGGTTTATCAGAAGAAACAACGACTGGTGTTCACCGTCTTTACGAACGTATGAAAAACGGAACATTACATTTGCCTGCGATCAATGTAAATGATTCTGTTACAAAATCTAAGTTTGATAATAAATACGGTTGTCGCGAATCATTAGTGGATGCGATCCGCCGTGCGACAGATTTAATGTTAGCAGGTAAAGTTGCTGTTGTTGCGGGTTACGGTGACGTAGGTAAAGGTTCTGCAGAATCTTTACGTTCTTCAGGAGTACGTGTTATCGTAACAGAAATCGATCCGATCTGTGCTTTACAAGCTGCAATGGAAGGTTTTGAAGTGAAAAAATTTGCTGATGCTGTAAAAGAAGCCAATATCGTTGTGACAACGACAGGTAATAAAGATATCGTTCGTCCAGAGCATTTCAAAACGATGAAAGATAAAACGGTTGTGTGTAATATCGGTCACTTCGATAATGAAATCGATGTTGCTTGGTTAAATGCAAACTATGGTAATACAAAAGTTGAAATCAAACCTCAAGTAGATAAATATACGATCGATGGAGTTGACATCATTTTATTGGCTGAAGGACGCTTGGTAAACTTAGGTTGTGCTACAGGTCACCCTTCATTTGTGATGTCTAATTCTTTCACAAATCAAACGCTAGCGCAATTGGAATTGTGGACGAATACAGCTGCTTATGAAAATCAAGTGTATACACTTCCAAAACATTTGGATGAGAAGGTAGCGCGACTTCACTTAGCACATATCGGTGTAGAATTAGATGTGTTAACACAAGAGCAAGCTTCTTATATCGGAGTAACTGTAGAAGGTCCGTTCAAAGCGGATGCTTACCGTTACTAG
- a CDS encoding BrxA/BrxB family bacilliredoxin codes for MYPEYLVEPMRKELTDVGFEELKTPEEVDAAIATEGTVFVVVNSVCGCAAANARPAAKAAVKNEKHPTKFVTVFAGMEKEAVDKARNYMLPYPPSSPAMALFKDGKLVHMIERHMIEGRSAQMIADNLAAAFDEYC; via the coding sequence ATGTATCCAGAATATTTAGTAGAACCTATGCGTAAAGAGCTTACTGATGTAGGTTTCGAAGAATTAAAAACTCCAGAAGAGGTTGATGCAGCTATTGCAACAGAAGGAACTGTATTTGTCGTTGTGAACTCGGTATGTGGTTGTGCAGCAGCAAATGCTCGTCCGGCAGCAAAAGCTGCTGTGAAAAACGAAAAACATCCTACTAAATTTGTAACTGTATTTGCAGGTATGGAAAAAGAGGCTGTAGATAAAGCTAGAAATTACATGTTACCTTATCCTCCATCTTCTCCAGCGATGGCTTTATTCAAAGATGGTAAATTGGTACACATGATTGAAAGACATATGATTGAAGGTCGCTCTGCACAAATGATTGCAGATAATTTAGCTGCAGCTTTTGACGAGTACTGTTAA
- a CDS encoding ABC transporter permease, translating to MRTFLSLLKREFQLFFQNKVLLMLFVGAPILYGVLIGAVYQKGKVTHLPIIVVDEDHSPLSRQLITMFNESEVIYVAAVLPDAFHAKEEALKHEATVVVQIPKNFDANVNYNRSTELTFFVNASNTLTSNYASMAANVCATTLKAGIQIKAQQKKGVPEYVATQQYEPFKTTIIRQNIKSGNYLYFMLPGVLLTVLQQVMMLGLALSFASEFEKGTFATLVAKSSNIGMLILVKIAPYLIMSVGIYLLYFGFSIFYRMPLEVDMGTFLLGTILFLLAVSFIGILVSILIPSQLKATEILMVIATPSFILSGFTWPLSQMPDWVVCISKLIPLTHYLEIFRVLVIEHGTITNVQSSIIALAITALVCFMLCFILLSMKVKRMKKQTLTTRQDTKI from the coding sequence ATGCGGACATTTTTATCTTTATTAAAGCGAGAATTTCAGCTGTTTTTCCAAAACAAGGTCTTGTTAATGCTTTTCGTTGGAGCTCCGATTTTATATGGTGTTTTAATTGGTGCTGTCTATCAAAAAGGAAAGGTGACACATTTACCCATAATTGTTGTGGATGAAGATCATAGTCCACTTAGTCGGCAATTGATCACCATGTTCAATGAAAGTGAAGTCATTTATGTAGCAGCTGTGCTGCCAGATGCTTTTCATGCAAAAGAAGAAGCCTTAAAACATGAAGCAACAGTAGTTGTACAGATTCCGAAGAATTTTGATGCAAATGTAAATTATAATCGATCGACAGAATTGACTTTTTTTGTGAATGCCTCCAATACATTGACGTCCAACTATGCGAGTATGGCGGCGAATGTTTGTGCTACCACACTAAAAGCTGGGATTCAGATAAAAGCGCAGCAGAAAAAAGGAGTGCCAGAATATGTCGCTACACAGCAGTATGAACCTTTTAAGACGACTATTATTCGTCAAAATATTAAAAGTGGAAATTATTTATACTTTATGCTTCCCGGTGTGCTCTTGACGGTATTACAACAGGTGATGATGCTTGGACTTGCATTAAGTTTTGCTTCGGAATTTGAGAAGGGAACATTTGCAACCCTAGTTGCCAAATCATCTAACATAGGGATGTTGATACTCGTAAAGATAGCGCCTTACTTAATCATGTCTGTCGGTATTTATTTACTATACTTTGGTTTTTCTATCTTTTATAGAATGCCTTTGGAAGTGGATATGGGAACATTTCTATTGGGGACGATCTTGTTTCTACTTGCGGTTAGTTTTATAGGAATATTAGTCAGTATCCTTATTCCTAGTCAACTTAAAGCAACGGAGATCTTAATGGTTATTGCTACCCCTAGTTTTATTTTGAGTGGTTTTACCTGGCCATTAAGTCAAATGCCAGATTGGGTAGTATGTATTTCGAAACTCATACCGCTTACACATTATTTGGAAATATTCCGAGTCTTAGTTATTGAGCATGGTACAATAACCAATGTTCAGTCTTCTATAATAGCACTTGCTATCACAGCACTTGTTTGCTTCATGCTCTGCTTTATTTTGTTATCTATGAAAGTGAAAAGAATGAAAAAGCAAACGTTGACGACCAGACAGGACACTAAAATATAA